The nucleotide window acagaattgtttgggaggaccgtgaaatgcatgggaatgatcatggtttgaagcgatttaactacgaaatgcatgcaaatgactgtgaagtgagggaaattgaccgcaaaatgcctcgaaacgactgtaaATCAAcgcggaattgtttgggacgaccatgaaatacatgggaatgatcatggtttgaagttcGGGTGGCGAAATGTTTGTAGGTGATGGAGAGACATTTTTTGTTGCGGGCTAAGCATTTTTTCTCCTGGCAACTGTTTTAGCACGTTTTGGCCTAGGATTGGATGATTCTGCCTGATGAACCGATTTACTCCCCTCTTTTCCCATGTAGATGAAAACTTGAAGAGGATATCCtgataaaagaaatggaaatcAAGGAGATTGAAGAATTGGAGAGCAAATAGGGATGAACAGGAAAAGGAAAAGGGGCGAAAAATATAGGATTTTGAATAATTAACTAAAAAAATGATTTACAAACCTTAAAAAGCTCCACCAAAATGGCTCAATTCACCACCACCGACATCTTAGAGAGGATGCGTCGCAGAGGAAGAACAAAGGAAGGAGAAAATGGAAGGAATGAAATGGAATGGAGGCGCCGACTTTTACATACACGCAcaaattcgatatatcgaatggcAATCGATATATCTACAAAGAGTTTCAACGGTCAGACAAAGGGTTTATggcttttcaaatatttttcaaTCGAGACTACTTCGATATATATCGACAAGATACCCGATATATCGAATATTAATCGATATACTCAAAAATTCATTTTAAATGAGCATTTATCCCTGGAGAGTTTTTGATGTTCTTCGATATATCTAAGTTTATTCGATATATcgttacttcgatatatcgacatattgTCGATATGATTGATAAATCCTGTTAAAAAGCACTTTGTCTCTAAAAATTTACGGACCAATTTCGATATATCAAATTATATTCGATATATCGAGTCTTGATGTATCGAACTGTAGTCGATATTCTCGATAATTCCTATAAAAAAGAATTTTGTCTCTGGACATTTTCTATCCATTTTCGATAAATCGAACCATAGTTGATATATCGACGGTGACTTAGTACGATAACATCGACTAGCATTCGATGTAATCGACAACTTAAGGCACTTGTAATCAAatagatttcgataatatcggatcgTACTTATGTTTTTTCCTTAAAATTCATTGGATTCTGTTTATATAATCGAGTGTCTTTCGATGGATTTGGAAATTGcttccttcgatatatcgaaataatCTTGATATAattgaaaaattattttaaaacatcattttCTCTCTGGACAATTTTAGACTATTTCCGATATATCGTAtgatattcgatatatcgaaatacaTCAACTGTCGATATATCATGTAaattttgatatatcgaaggtaattttttctaaatttttttatttgtttttcttttttaggttagcttgttagtacacacccaagtcggtatacactccatgttaggcaagttgtgttcatagtgtgcttatTTCCTGGTCGtctgcatgcatttcacggtcagttcgctgcaattcatgatcattttcatgcatttcacggtcatccgaaactattccgtgttgattcatggtcatttcgaggcatttcacgatcAGTTGCCTTCACTTCCTGGTcgtttacatgcatttcacggtcagttcgttgcaattcatgatcattttcatgcatttcacggtcatccgaaactattccgtgttgattcacggtcatttcgaggcatttcacggtcagttgcattcACTTCCTggtcgtttgcatgcatttcacggtcagttcgctgcaattcatgatcagtttcatgcatttcacggtcatccgaaactattccatgttgattcacgatcatttcgaggcatttctcggtcaattgccttcacttccctgtcgtttgcatgcatttcacggtcagtttgctgtaattcatgatcatttccatgcatttcacggtcatccgaaactattccgtgttgattcacggtcatttcaaggcatttcacggtcaattgccttcacttcccggtcgtttgcatgcatttcacggtcagttcgctacaattcatgatcatttccatgcatttcacggtcatctgaaactattccgtgttgattcacggtcatttcgaggcatttcatggtcaattgccttcacttcacggttgcatttcacggttaattcgctgcaattcatgatcatttccatgcatttcacggtcatccgaaactattccgtgttgattcacggtcatttcaaggcatttcacggtcaattgccttcacttcccgGTCGTTTACATggatttcacgatcaattcgctgcaattcatgatcattttcatgcatttcacagtcatccgaaactattccgtgttgattcatgatcatttcgaGGCATATcatggtcaattgccttcacttctctgtcgtttgcatgcatttcacggtcagttcgttgcaattcatgatcatttccatacatttcacggtcatctgaaactattccatgttgattcacagtcatttcgaggcatttcacggtcaattaccttcactACCCGgttgtttgcatgcatttcacggtcagttcgctacaattcataatcatttccatgcatttcacggtcatccgaaactattccgtgctaattcacggtcatttcgaggcatttcacggttaattgcCTTCACTACCTagtcgtttgcatgcatttcacggtcagttcgctgcaattcaagatcatttccatgtatttcgcgatcatccgaaactattccgtgttgattcacgatcatttcgaggcatttcatggtcaattgccttcacttcctggtcgtttgcatgcatttcacggtcagttcgctacaattcatgatcatttccatgcatttcacggtcatccgaaactattccgtgttgattcacgatcatttcgaggcatttcacagtcatttacatgcatttcacggtcagttcgctgcaattcatgatcatttccatgcatttcacggtcatccgaaactattccgtgctgattcacggtcatttcgaggcatttcacggtcaattgccttcactacctagtcgtttgcatgcatttcacggtcagttcgctgcaattcaagatcatttccatgtatttcgcggtcatccgaaactattccgtgttgattcacgatcatttcgaggcatttcatggtcaattgccttcacttcctggtcgtttgcatgcatttcacggtcagttcgctgcaattcatgatcatttccatgcatttcacagtcatccgaaactattccgtgttgattcacggtcatttcgaggcatttcacggtcaattgccttcacttccctgtcgtttgcatgcatttcacggtcagtttgctgcaattcatgatcatttccatgcatttcacggtcatccgaaactattccgtgttgattcacggtcatttcgaggcatttcacggtcaattgccttcactacctagtcgtttgcatgcatttcacggtcagttcgctgcaattcaAGATcatcatgcatttcacggtcatcagaaactattccgtgttgattcacggtcatttcaaggcatttcacggtcaattgccttcacttcccggtcgtttgcatgcatttcacggtcagttcgctgcaattcatgatcatttccatgcatttcacggtcatcagaaactattccgtgttgattcacagtcatttcgaggcatttcatagtcaattaccttcactacccggtcatttgcatgcatttcacggtcagttcgctgcaattcatgatcattttcatgcatttcacgttcatcaaaaactattccgtgttgattcacgatcatttcgaggcatttcacagtcaattgccttcacttcccggtcatttgcatgcatttcacggtcagttcgctgcaattcatgatcatttccatgcttaTCACAATCAtccgaaactattccgtgttgattcacggtcatttcgaggcatttcacggtcaattgccttcactttccggtcgtttgcatgcatttcacggtcagttcgctacaattcatgatcatttccatgcatttcacagtcatccgaAACTATTTCGTGTTCAATGAGGCAGCAAAAGTAAATGAATCTCTAAGATGAGACAAGTATAACTGAAAGTAGTGCAATAGGAGAGATTCAAATCTGTGAAAGATTGTTTCTGAATTTGGTACAACCTGATATTCACATGGCCATGGTTCagaaatttgtaaactaattgcCTTTTTCACAGTCTGTAAGTTGTGCATGCATGTTGCAAGAGGCTGCATAGTTTGAACGGAAGAGTTCAGAAACTGATCTCATCACTTTCCAAACAATCATGAAACAAGGCAACAGAGGAAATGAAACCAATTTACTAAACCAAGAGAAAAATGAAGCTGCAGTGAACACACAAAATGGTAGGGGTCTAAATAACAGGCATTTGTCGTCAATTGTGCTAGATTAAAAGAGGACGAAATAAAATGGTGGCTAGCATTCCTAGACAATTTAGGTTAAAGACGGTGATTGTAACACAAAGTTCTTCCATGGAATAGCCATGCAAAGGTGCTCGTAaattctatttcctctctggttATTGATGGTGAAAGAATTTCTCATAAGGATAGTATTTACaattctatttttaatttttattctaATTTACTGTCATCAAGAAATATTTTTCATCCTTACATTGATGGTTTGGCCTTTAATTGTATCTCTTAGGAAGACGTGGCTTTTTTGGAGAAGCCTTTCCATCTTGATGAGATAAAATTTGCAGTTTGGCATTTGGCTCTTAGTTGCTATGAGAAAGCTGCAATACAAAGGCCTATGTAGCATATTGCAACATGGGTATTATATATAAAAACCGTGGGGACTTGGAATCAGCTATTGCTTGCTACGAGAGGTAGTCCACTGCTTATCTACTCTAATATTTGTATTCATAAACAGTGCACGACTCTTGATGCATTTTGATTGATATTTATCTTTAGTGATGGATGTTCTGCTATGTTAGGTGTTTGACAGTGTCTCTAAATTTTGAGATTGCCAAGAATAACATGGCAATAGCCTTAACAGACTTAAAAACAAAGGTGGGTTTCATTACAAGGTCCTACTTAGTAAGTTACCGGAATATCTCCATATAGCAAGCTATTTGAGCCTAGATGTCGAGAACGGAATATCTCCATATAGCAAGTTACTGGATAAATCcctatagaaaataaaccatcAAAAATTTCAGTTAAATCCTCCATTACATTCTCAATTGCATTAGTCCCCTGTTTTTAGTGTATGAGAAAAGTGGACATATAGGAAGAACATGACCAATGGTCCATATGCAACACATGTAAATGGCCCAACCAATGAGTGGATCAAATTGGTTTTTAGGATAAGGCATgttgatggtgagacccacctgatgaataaccCTGTCATGCACACATCTTGGCAGGAAGACACGCCTCTTAGAAGACATGTGCCCTTCTAAAGGAAAATGTTGCATGCCTATTGGTAATTACAGATCTTCCTATAAGAAAAGATTTTAGGGAACAATTTACTGAAAACCGATCTTTTAGTCCATTCTAGACTCAATAAATTGCAACTTCTATACATTATCTAAGGGTCAAGATGTGGCCCCTTTTAGGGAGTTCCAGGTGGAGAACTTTCCTCACTTTTTGTTTGCTGATGATACCTTGTTGTTTTGTGAAGCTAATGACTATGTGGTGGGTTTTTTAACATGACAATATGTTAGTTCGAAGTGGTTTCAGGTTTGAAGGTGAATTTTTCTGAAAGTGAGTTCTGCAATTCCACTCTGTGAAAGGCCAGTTTGGAAATACAAGCATGGAGGGGAAAAAATGAAGTCAAGCATGCCACTACTCAGTGATTGTCATTTCCATCTGGCACTCACCGTGACATTTATAGACTAGCATGACCGTGAATGAAcgcggaattgccgggaatgaccgtgaaatgcatgaaatgaccgtgaggtgaagcgatttgaccgtgaaatgcatggaaatgaccatgaaatgcatggtgaCCTTGTCGTAGAGGATATTGTAGGCATGGTgaatcaggcatttcatcgaacacatggacTACAGAAATGAGCTGAAATGAGCAGGAATGAatgaggcatttcatcaaacacatggactacagAAATGAGCTGAAATGAGCAGAAATGAATGAGGCATTACATAAAACATGTCATTTgcaaatcatttcaaataaacagcaTGTCAAGTTTTTAAGCGTAGATCGCAACCCGTGATCATTATCTGGGCCCTCAGGGGTCGATAAAACGGTAACTTGCTAATAGACTACAAGAGACATAGTCTATTACCAATTGTGAAAAAAAGGGCCTCAATAGCCTAGGTTTTTGGATTAAGGGTTGGATCTCACCTATTTGTGGTCCTGCGGAACCCGAAAGGAGTCACGGTCGCGGCACGAAGTCTTTCCAAGGAAAAGGAGATCAATGTTCCTTGGTTGGATCCCACTTCTCCGGTCGTTTGAAATGCATgggaagagaattgaccgtgaaatgcatgcaaatgatagtgaagtgaagggaattgaccgtgaaatgcctcgaaatgaccgtgaatcaacacggaatagtttgggatgaccgtgaaatgcatgggaatgatcatgaattgaagcgaattgacagtgaaatgcatgcaaatgaccgtgaagtgaaggaaattgaccgtgaaatgcctcgaaatgaccgtgaatcaacacggaatagtttgggatgaccgtgaatgcatgggaatgatcatgaattgaagcgaattgaccgtgaaatgcatgcaaatgaccatgaagtgaagggaattgaccgtgaaatgccttgaaatgatcgtgaatcaacacggaatagtttgggatgaccgtgaaatgtatgggaatgatcatgaattgaagcgaattgaccgtgaaatgcatgcaaatgactgtgaagtgaagggaattaactgtgaaatgcctcgaaatgaccgtgaatcaacacggaatcgctgggattgaccgtgaaatgcatggaattgatcgcgaagtaaatgaaatgaatgaaattgaccgcgaactgattgaaattgaccgcgaagtgaatgaaattgatttttgaccatagatctgatggaatcttgaaaaataaccaggttggttggctaaagtagcttctcctaccccagaatcatatagggtacatcaagtaactaattttggtttaggagatattcttgttaaatgaataaagaaataaatgaagaaaagagagaattttttttttatatgcttatatatacatatttatataaatatgtattagagaaaattgtaggtaaaaTAAATTTATCcaagcaaataataataataataataataataataaatttcataaactggcacagactacagttatggctacggttataattcgtagctattggtcatatcaccttttatacatatcgaatactcttcgatatgtatcgaaaattgcaggatttttgaggcaaactcgctggatagttctgaacctttttcgattaatcgaaagacctttgatacatataaaaggacatatcgaaacggTAGTGGCTAGGGTtatggctacgattataatccgtagctatagaaaaccgtagccataagttcctcactatttaattattattattttattttttactattataatccccaccactttttgtgggtcctattatgaggtatgtgttatatccaaaccgtccatatattcgacgaacttgtattaaggcttgagacaaaaaataaaacagatctagctatcaagtggatcacactttaaaaggctgtggaggattgaacgtctaccattgaaacccttttagggtaacagaagttttggattattatgaaatttttttttcctcttcattcacgtctttgtgaccttatgaatagattggatggataataaatgttatggtgggccctacaaaatttttaacggtgaaaattaattttcccgttgctctctgtggtgtggtccagttgatcattggatatgattttttttttttttgataatgctcccgaatgatctggaaatatggatgaacgttgtggatataataaataaataactgtggggcccacgtaactttgatatcttttgaaccgttcgtacaactcggagttcgaggagtgtcagcgctcgtcttcgagcaccaccgatccgcttgaaggaaaaaacaggggcattttcgacctttggcaagccatccgtacaactgggcttatttttgcaaagtaaaataaggtgggcttcatctcgtaaatgggccataaatgggtcgtacagtcgcaaatttctctcaCAAAATACTTTTAAGGGCTTCCAATTTTTACATAGCGGGCCCTAGGCCggtgatcaagaccattgatcaGTTGCTCCCAACTGTGGATGGACCGTCCCGCAAAAAATCTAGACCGTATGATGATCCATCACATGGATAATGGATGGCAAACTTCGAAGGTTGGAATATCCCAACCCTTTCATATCGACCTGTTTGACTACACTGTGTACATATGTCTCTTTCTAGACGATGAATGAACGGTGAGTATCTTCCAATGGTCTGGGTCGacaaaccatggaccccacatgtcacGAGTCTTATGCATGGGCAGACTCTACAGTTACATAGAAAAGTAATGATGAGTTTCCGACAGGAAAGAAAATGACATAAGCAAAAAACGAATCTTTACACTAGATCTACTTATGCACTGGAATTTATGTTGGTTTTCTACCGTGTGAAAATTGGTGGTTACTCTTCGATCGTGCACATGGCATGCTTgtatggtaatccagaccatcctaATTACTGACCCAACTGTGTATGGAGCACCATGGAAAAATTACACTGATAGGATATTAACCATCTGTTTCTTTCCTTTGAATTAATAACACTCTTGTTTTACTTTAACCAACCATTTTTTAGTCACTATTGTTAGGAGCACTTGATATATGCTCCACGTGCATTGGGACACACAAGTTTAACGGTATGGATAGCCGTCCACTGAGACCACACATGAGGATGATGAGTCTTCACCTCATTTTAAATGGTGCTAAACTTGCATAGGACTCCAAGGAAATTTCTTCTTCCAGAGAAATGAAAAtaaacttcttctttttctaaaggAAGAGATTCATTTCATTGATATGCCAAAAATTTACAGGTATAAGGATGCTGGCAGGACCAGGGACAAAAGATCCTGGACCACCATAAGAGAAACAAGCAAAGGGCTCTGAAAGCCATCCTAACTGAACCTAGACCTACTTTGTCCAATAGAAAATGACCTCGGAGCAAGTGAGGAAGGCTGGAAACTTGTAGGACGAGAGAATCTGCTTGAGTCGAACTACCCAACTTTGCTAAACCATCGGCCGGACCATTAGCCTCTCTAGGGATGAGCGAGCATCTAAAGGAGCCTTTCAAGGAAAGCTTTTGGATCCTAGAAAACCAATACTTCCATTTCCATGCAAATGAGGACCTCCAATTGATGCAGTCTACCACCCATTTTGAGTCGGATTCAATGGAGACACAAAGCAAACCGCGGCTGATGCATAGCTTCAGGCCGTCGTGCAGCGCACGAAGCTCGGCCCTGTTGTTCGAAGAGGACCCATAACCTTCGGCGAATGCAAACACAAGGTTACTGTTGCTATCTCGGCAGATACATCCTCCTCCCGCTGGCCCTGGCTTAGACAGGGCAGAACCATCAACATTGAGCTTCAAGCTGCCCGCCATTGGTCTGACCCACCTAACAATAGTGAAGGTGGGAGGAGTTCAGTGAGGGTGCGCAGGGTCCatgggagaagaagaggagtAGAGGGAGGAGGACTAACCTCCAGCGTGTTTGAGATGAGACAGGGAGTCCATCCAGCTCAAGGATTTCCTGAAAACCCCTAAAGAGGAGACGGACGAACTGTCATACCTGGTAGCGTTTCTAACCTTCCAAATTTCCCAAAGAAGAAACACGGGGGGCCAGACGAAGGATCTTGGATGCAAAAATTCGAGGGGAGGCTAGCTGCCACCACCAGAGAGGACGGTCCATGTGAGACAGGAGTGAGGAGGCAGTGGGACGCCAATAAAATCTGCCAGCTGATTCCACGCGCTAACAGTCAGCGATCCTTCCTGGAAAAGGTGGAGTAAGGATTCAAGTAAGGGGGAGGAGCTCTAACTTACCAAGCAACATGAGCATCTAGAAGCAAGCTCAATGCCTCTGGTTTGGTGTCGACTGGGAGAGCTCCAAGAATCAGCCTCCATAAGAATAGGAAAATCTTTGGAGGAATGAGAGGGTGCCACACCCATTTAGCCCTTCTTCAGCCCGACGACTCTAATCACCCCCCAAGCTGACTTGACAGTGAATTTCCCGCCGGGATCAAAGGGCCAAATCCGAATATCATCTGAGTCAGAAGTACAAATTCCGCCCTGCACAATATGCCTACTTAACCAACTAGGCAGGTCTAAAGGAATCGTCAGCTTCAGTCCATCAGCGTCGATGAAATCTGATACGGAAAGGGGTCTCATCTCCTCTCGAATCATGAGGGGTCTCGGCTCCTCTGGAATCATGAGGGGAGGGAAAATAAACTGAGAAAGCTAATGGAATCCAATCAGTAAACGTTAGTGATCCTTCATTTTCTTATTCATGAATGTGACCATCTACATCATTCAGTGAAGTCTTCCTTTTCATACATGGACATCGCTAGAtgacaaatggatggcatgggaTGAGATGGGAAGCATGGGatggggtggggtggggtgggtCGGGAACGCTTCTTGTTAGGCTGTTTTGATGGTTGTTCTAATATTGAAATATTAATACGCACGGTATTTCTTGTCACATGAGGATGTAATTATTTCGTAATAATATAAATACATAGAGATTTTGATTGGCCATCATGTTTGCATATTAAGATGTGGTCAATACTCAATTGATTAAAAGCTTGGTCCGCTTTTCACATATGGACTATTGTAtcagtaaaatagaatattaagatgcatATACACGTGAGATGTACCTCCAAACTAATTTATAAAATGAATTGAATGTGATCTCATAATGATTGACACAATGGGTTTAGTACTTAATCAGATCATGTTATAAGCTTGTGTTGCCGTGGGAATAGATCATTGGTTAATTGGATGAATCTTGTGTGATGAACATGTAAGTGACGAATACAAACTCATAAGTATGAATTAAGCGACACGTGTTGCAAGACTAATTACCTACAAGTGATGAATTGATTCCATTCTACTTGTTATGTGAGTATATGCTAGTGTTGTAAGTGACTAACACCCATATTAATCAATTATTCAAAGCTAGGTGACAAAGTCATAATGAAGTGATGCTATTTAAGCATACATTAATTCAATTGGATTAAAAACAagtttaaaaaacaaataaatttagATCAAATCATGTGGATGAGATAAAAATCAATCATAGATGATCACACAGTATTGATGATGCATAAGAGATTTTCTTAAGATATAGGATCAAATGGTCATTCAAATTTTATTATATAGCAATGTAATGGGTTCTTACACAGGTTGGTTAAAAGAAAACGGTATTTAATTGTCCATGATATAGGTTGATTACACTCAACGAGTGGATTGTATTATTGGGGAGTTGATGGATcaaagatccaagccatctattTGATGGCATGCACTTTGATGGACATTTGGGGCTTGTTCCAATGTTTGTGCACTTATAGTATCAATGGACCAGATTGTCAATCATAGGCTTCATATTAGCTGGAGGACTAAATAAATACACTACTTGGGTACCACGTAATTCCTTCATCCCCTATCAGATGTCCCCATCCATCCCAACCGTGGCTTCCAAGTTACATAAAATGGTCAACATCCGACAAAATGGAAAGTTAGGCCCAATGAGGTGAACAGGACCATTTTATAGATCAGATCTTTTGACAACATGCCATCGGTAGTGAAACCTACCagatgttgttgatgtcttaaatctcgAGTTGGAATAGATGAATGTGAAACTACTTTCTTGCATGGGAAATTGAAAAAGCAAATTTACACAGAGCAATCTGAAGGTTTTGAAAAACAAAGGGTAAAGAACAAGTTTTGCAGGTTGAAGAGGTTGTTAAACGGCCTGAAACAATCGCCTAGCCAGTGGTACAaggaatttgattctttcatggtgagtcagaaatttatcaGGAGTGAgcatgatcattgtgtctattacaagacacagAGTAATGGAAAGTTCATCatcttggtattgtatgttgatgacatacttaTCGCCACTCATATCATGTCCAAGGtcgacatactgaagactcaattatcagggacatttgagatgaaagatttggtgGTTGTAAAGAGGGTTCTCAAAATTGACATACACAGAATATGAGCAAGGTATGATTATCTCAgatagaataccttgagaaggtattgatgaagt belongs to Magnolia sinica isolate HGM2019 chromosome 8, MsV1, whole genome shotgun sequence and includes:
- the LOC131254331 gene encoding uncharacterized protein LOC131254331; amino-acid sequence: MAGSLKLNVDGSALSKPGPAGGGCICRDSNSNLVFAFAEGYGSSSNNRAELRALHDGLKLCISRGLLCVSIESDSKWVVDCINWRSSFAWKWKYWFSRIQKLSLKGSFRCSLIPREANGPADGLAKLGSSTQADSLVLQVSSLPHLLRGSFVPGPASILIPVNFWHINEMNLFL